In Terriglobus sp. TAA 43, a single window of DNA contains:
- a CDS encoding efflux RND transporter periplasmic adaptor subunit codes for MPAIRRVNQRTPLAQTACRAAFLLAGASIVLLATGCESKPAPQQQMGALPVSVVTVQPSDVALNNQWVGTLDGFVNAQIQPQVTGYLIRQNYREGSVVSKGQVLFEIDPRPFQATLDQAKGQVAAAEAALGQSQAALKLAEINVTRDTPLAEQKAIAQSQLDQEVQTRAQSEANVQQAKAQIATARAAEETAEINLGFTKVRSLISGVAGQAVTQIGNLVSPQTALTSVSQLDPVKVYFSISDSEYLALIGRANDSDADLLKSAANVPLTLTLSNGDAYPHKGKIAFIDRQMNQQTGAIRIAAVFPNPKNVLRPGQFGRVSATTQLRRNTITVPQAAVTDVQGMKQVYIVDAGNKAHAVTLQLGSESGNNWIVNSGLAPGSRVIVDNLQKLREGAPVAPHAPAPASATTPAEAR; via the coding sequence ATGCCGGCCATCCGCCGCGTGAACCAACGCACTCCCCTCGCACAGACCGCTTGCCGTGCGGCTTTTCTTTTAGCCGGAGCAAGCATCGTGCTTCTGGCAACAGGCTGCGAAAGCAAGCCCGCTCCACAGCAGCAAATGGGTGCCCTGCCTGTTTCCGTGGTCACGGTACAGCCGTCAGACGTTGCCCTGAACAACCAGTGGGTGGGCACACTGGATGGCTTCGTGAACGCGCAGATCCAGCCGCAGGTGACCGGTTACCTTATCCGCCAGAATTATCGCGAAGGTTCCGTTGTCAGCAAGGGCCAGGTCTTGTTTGAGATTGATCCTCGTCCCTTCCAGGCAACACTTGATCAGGCGAAGGGCCAGGTCGCAGCCGCAGAAGCTGCACTGGGTCAGTCACAGGCCGCTCTAAAGCTCGCAGAGATCAACGTCACCCGCGATACCCCGCTCGCAGAACAAAAGGCAATTGCTCAGAGCCAGTTAGATCAGGAAGTCCAGACCAGGGCACAGAGCGAAGCCAACGTGCAGCAGGCGAAGGCGCAGATCGCAACCGCACGCGCGGCAGAAGAGACAGCAGAGATTAACCTCGGCTTCACTAAGGTTCGTTCGCTCATCTCCGGTGTTGCCGGTCAGGCAGTCACACAGATCGGCAATCTTGTATCGCCCCAGACTGCCCTCACGTCTGTGTCGCAGCTTGATCCCGTCAAGGTGTACTTCTCCATCAGCGATAGCGAATACCTCGCACTCATCGGTCGTGCGAATGATAGCGATGCGGATCTCTTGAAGAGCGCCGCCAACGTTCCGCTGACACTGACACTGTCCAACGGCGATGCCTATCCCCACAAGGGCAAGATCGCATTCATCGATCGTCAGATGAATCAGCAGACAGGTGCCATCCGCATCGCCGCCGTCTTCCCGAATCCTAAGAATGTCCTGCGCCCCGGTCAGTTCGGCCGCGTTTCTGCCACCACACAGCTTCGCCGCAACACCATCACCGTACCTCAGGCCGCGGTGACCGATGTGCAGGGAATGAAGCAGGTGTACATCGTCGACGCTGGCAACAAGGCACATGCCGTAACGCTGCAGCTTGGTTCCGAATCTGGAAACAACTGGATCGTGAACTCCGGTCTTGCTCCGGGAAGCCGCGTCATCGTGGACAATCTGCAGAAGCTAAGGGAAGGTGCGCCAGTCGCGCCGCACGCCCCCGCTCCTGCGAGCGCAACAACACCCGCGGAAGCGAGGTAA
- a CDS encoding efflux RND transporter permease subunit: MSKFFIRRPIVAIVIAIITVIVGVVSMLTLPTSQYPDIVPPEILVQATYPGADAKTLSQAVATPIEQQMNGVDNMLYMYSVNANNGQTQVFVDFDVKTNADTDQILSQLRVSQAQAQLPAQVNTAGLTVQKALTSPLMLVGINSNDKKYDQEFLTNYAIINVQDEIARVPGVSRVQVFGGQYAMRIWVDPNKLANLGVTATDVITALGTQNAVNPAGQIGGEPVPNGQQFTYTVRTQGRLVDEKEFENIVVRANPDGSVLHLRDVARVELGQQLYSLSARYNGAPAGMMGIYQLPGSNAVQVAEQVRKRLDELQKTFPPGIKYDVPLDTTKAVSAGIHDIILTLGIALILVIIVVFIFLQGWRATLIPLLAVPVSLIGTFVLFPLLGFSINTLSLFGLVLAIGLVVDDAIIVVEAVEHHIEEGLSPTDATIKAMEEVGGPVVAIALILAAVFIPTAAIPGITGRLYQQFAVTIAISVLISAFNALTLSPALAALLLKPKDHKQKPGLLGRFFNWFNRVFGRTTEAYVGTSRVLIHKSGATMIALAVIAVVAVFMGSRLPTGFIPQEDQGYLFAALQLPDATSLQKTDQAAQQITKALLDTPGVGGVVAVNGFSLLTQVQSTNSAFFFVSLKPWDDRKTKEEQIEAIQASVGQKLMGNPAGLAFSFPPPAIPGIGTSGGVTMVVEDQSGKDDPNFLTQNLFAYLGALKKRPEIAAAIPSYLPAVPQLYAEVDREKVIQQQVDLSSVYNTMSTFMGGYLVNYFNRFGRQWQTYVEAEGASRTKIDNINQFYVRSANGSQVPLGSLVHVKQINGPEFVLRFNEHPGAQLNVTGAPGYSSGQVRKALEETFQQSMPTGMGYDYTGMSYQEQKAAQGVPAWVVFGLSLLFVFLILAALYESWTLPFSVLLSTPVAILGAYLALSIRSMENDIFATIGLVMLIGLSAKNAILIVEFAVLSYKEGKSIAESALEAARLRFRPILMTSFAFVFGCLPLWTATGSGAVSRRILGTVVIGGMLLSSIIGILMVPVTFSVVEYISHRFGKGGKGTTMDSKPDFDPVAAAAADGGQH, encoded by the coding sequence GTGTCGAAATTTTTCATTCGGCGACCCATTGTCGCCATTGTGATCGCCATTATTACGGTCATTGTCGGTGTGGTTTCCATGCTGACTCTGCCCACGTCGCAATACCCTGATATCGTTCCGCCGGAAATCCTTGTACAGGCCACCTATCCCGGCGCCGATGCAAAAACACTTTCGCAGGCCGTTGCCACACCGATCGAGCAGCAGATGAACGGCGTGGACAACATGCTTTACATGTATTCGGTCAACGCCAACAACGGGCAGACACAGGTCTTCGTTGACTTTGACGTAAAGACGAATGCTGACACAGATCAGATCCTGTCGCAGCTTCGCGTCTCGCAGGCGCAGGCACAGCTTCCCGCACAGGTGAACACTGCCGGTCTCACCGTGCAGAAGGCGCTCACCTCTCCCCTGATGCTTGTCGGCATCAACTCAAACGACAAGAAGTACGATCAGGAATTTCTCACCAACTACGCCATCATCAACGTGCAGGACGAAATTGCGCGTGTACCCGGCGTAAGCCGCGTACAGGTATTTGGCGGCCAATACGCCATGCGAATCTGGGTTGATCCCAACAAACTCGCAAACCTTGGCGTCACCGCGACCGATGTCATCACTGCCCTCGGAACACAGAACGCCGTGAACCCGGCAGGACAGATTGGTGGAGAACCTGTTCCGAACGGACAGCAGTTCACCTACACCGTTCGGACTCAGGGCCGTCTGGTGGACGAGAAGGAATTCGAAAACATCGTAGTGCGCGCCAATCCTGACGGATCGGTGCTGCATCTGCGCGACGTTGCACGCGTGGAACTCGGACAGCAGCTTTACAGCCTTTCCGCACGTTACAACGGCGCACCTGCCGGCATGATGGGTATCTACCAGCTACCCGGCTCGAACGCGGTGCAGGTAGCAGAGCAGGTGCGCAAGCGCCTGGACGAACTGCAGAAGACCTTCCCCCCGGGTATCAAGTACGACGTGCCGCTGGACACCACCAAGGCCGTTAGCGCGGGTATTCACGACATTATCCTGACGCTGGGCATCGCGTTGATCCTCGTGATCATCGTTGTGTTCATCTTCCTGCAGGGCTGGCGCGCCACGCTGATTCCATTGCTGGCCGTCCCCGTCTCACTCATCGGCACATTCGTGCTCTTCCCGCTGCTCGGCTTCAGCATTAATACGCTGTCGCTCTTCGGCCTTGTACTCGCCATCGGTCTCGTCGTCGACGACGCCATCATCGTGGTCGAAGCCGTCGAACATCACATCGAGGAAGGCTTGTCGCCAACGGATGCGACGATCAAGGCGATGGAAGAGGTAGGCGGTCCCGTCGTCGCCATCGCCCTCATCCTCGCAGCGGTGTTCATCCCAACAGCGGCCATCCCTGGTATTACCGGCCGTCTGTATCAGCAGTTCGCTGTGACCATCGCCATCTCGGTGCTCATCTCGGCGTTCAACGCTCTTACACTCTCGCCTGCACTCGCCGCGCTGTTGCTCAAGCCAAAGGACCACAAACAGAAGCCCGGACTGCTTGGACGCTTCTTTAATTGGTTCAACCGTGTCTTTGGTCGCACCACGGAAGCCTATGTAGGAACATCGCGCGTTCTGATCCACAAGTCGGGTGCCACGATGATCGCGCTCGCAGTCATCGCCGTGGTCGCAGTCTTCATGGGTTCGCGCCTGCCCACGGGCTTTATCCCACAGGAAGACCAGGGGTATCTCTTCGCTGCACTGCAGTTGCCGGATGCCACCAGTCTTCAGAAAACGGATCAAGCCGCGCAGCAGATCACGAAGGCGCTTCTTGATACACCGGGTGTTGGTGGTGTTGTAGCCGTCAACGGCTTCAGCTTGTTGACACAGGTACAAAGCACCAACAGCGCGTTCTTCTTCGTCTCTCTCAAACCCTGGGACGATCGAAAAACCAAGGAAGAGCAGATCGAAGCGATCCAGGCTTCGGTCGGACAGAAGCTGATGGGCAATCCCGCTGGATTGGCTTTCAGTTTCCCGCCGCCAGCCATTCCCGGCATCGGAACCTCGGGTGGCGTTACCATGGTGGTGGAGGATCAATCCGGCAAGGATGATCCAAACTTCCTCACGCAAAACCTCTTCGCTTATCTTGGCGCGCTGAAGAAGCGTCCTGAGATTGCCGCGGCCATCCCGTCGTACCTGCCGGCAGTACCGCAGCTCTACGCTGAAGTCGATCGTGAAAAGGTCATCCAGCAGCAGGTGGATCTCAGCAGTGTGTACAACACCATGTCCACCTTCATGGGCGGCTACCTGGTCAACTACTTCAACCGTTTCGGTCGACAGTGGCAGACATACGTCGAAGCCGAAGGTGCATCGCGTACGAAGATCGACAACATCAATCAGTTCTACGTGCGCAGTGCCAACGGAAGCCAGGTTCCACTCGGATCGCTGGTTCACGTGAAGCAGATCAATGGACCGGAGTTCGTTCTCCGATTCAACGAGCACCCTGGCGCGCAGTTGAACGTCACCGGCGCTCCGGGCTACAGCTCAGGACAGGTACGAAAAGCACTGGAAGAAACCTTCCAGCAATCCATGCCAACCGGCATGGGCTATGACTACACCGGCATGAGCTACCAGGAACAGAAGGCGGCACAAGGCGTACCTGCATGGGTTGTCTTCGGTCTGTCGCTGCTCTTCGTCTTCCTCATCCTCGCGGCACTGTACGAGAGCTGGACTCTTCCCTTCAGCGTTCTGCTCTCCACACCGGTCGCCATTCTGGGTGCGTATCTTGCGCTCAGCATCCGCTCCATGGAAAACGACATCTTCGCCACCATCGGTCTCGTCATGCTGATCGGTCTTTCGGCAAAGAACGCCATCCTTATCGTGGAGTTCGCTGTCCTCAGCTACAAGGAAGGAAAGTCCATCGCAGAGTCCGCACTGGAAGCTGCAAGACTGCGCTTCCGACCCATCCTGATGACCAGCTTCGCCTTCGTCTTTGGCTGCCTTCCCTTGTGGACAGCCACCGGCTCAGGCGCGGTATCGCGACGCATCCTCGGAACCGTGGTGATCGGCGGCATGTTGCTGTCGTCCATCATCGGCATCCTCATGGTGCCCGTCACCTTCTCCGTCGTCGAATACATCTCGCATCGCTTCGGCAAGGGCGGTAAGGGCACAACGATGGATTCCAAGCCGGATTTTGATCCTGTAGCCGCGGCTGCCGCAGATGGAGGTCAACACTAA
- a CDS encoding efflux transporter outer membrane subunit → MRHPAITSVLSLALIATTGCNVGPKYTRPQVPAPPAFRGADEAVVSSDPTQSIGDRKWSEIFREPELQQYIQQALAANYDLRIAAQKVLEAQSQVKITRANQFPTFNAGGSGIGAELPDSLSNTISSPITAGSLNLSAAWIPDFWGLYRKQTEAARDQLIAQDWARSAVRMSLVSQVATTYFTLRSLDEQIAVAQDTLKARQDSVRLTRALTDGGRAPLSDLRQAEQLLYGATSAIPTLEQQREQQENAMRLLLGQTPGTVTHTDASALAPVPQDLPVGVPSQLLERRPDIQQAEAQLKAANANVGVAKAQFFPQLSISFSAGLGGDSFSNLFDPSGRTIYGIGSLAQPIFAGGKLSGQYALSKQQKEEMVLTYQKTILGAFRDVSNALIAVNKQRAAREEQQKLVAAAQDSTRLARVRYQAGAATYLEVLVSDSTLFNAQLNLISAQQGEATSLVQLYQALGGGWQ, encoded by the coding sequence ATGCGACACCCAGCAATCACCTCTGTTCTTTCGCTTGCATTGATTGCCACCACTGGCTGCAATGTTGGTCCCAAATACACCCGCCCGCAGGTGCCGGCACCACCGGCATTCCGCGGCGCGGATGAAGCAGTCGTCTCCAGCGATCCCACGCAATCCATCGGCGATCGCAAATGGAGCGAGATCTTCCGCGAGCCTGAACTGCAGCAATACATTCAGCAGGCACTCGCTGCCAACTACGATCTGCGCATCGCAGCACAGAAAGTACTGGAAGCGCAGTCGCAGGTGAAGATCACACGCGCTAATCAGTTCCCTACGTTCAACGCTGGCGGTTCGGGCATCGGTGCGGAGTTGCCGGATTCGCTCAGCAATACGATTAGCTCACCAATTACTGCAGGCAGCCTTAATCTTTCCGCTGCGTGGATACCTGACTTCTGGGGCCTCTATCGCAAACAGACGGAAGCTGCGCGCGATCAACTCATCGCGCAGGACTGGGCACGCTCCGCAGTGCGCATGTCCCTTGTCAGCCAGGTCGCCACCACGTACTTCACGCTGCGTTCGCTCGACGAACAGATTGCCGTAGCGCAGGACACGCTGAAGGCCCGGCAGGATTCTGTGCGCCTCACCCGCGCGCTGACCGATGGGGGCCGCGCGCCGCTCTCGGATCTTCGTCAGGCGGAACAGCTTCTTTACGGTGCTACTTCCGCTATCCCAACGCTGGAACAGCAGCGCGAGCAGCAGGAAAACGCAATGCGTCTTCTGCTGGGCCAGACTCCCGGTACGGTCACGCACACAGACGCATCTGCACTCGCGCCTGTGCCGCAGGATCTCCCTGTAGGTGTCCCTTCGCAATTGTTGGAGCGTCGCCCGGACATCCAGCAAGCGGAAGCACAGCTCAAGGCAGCGAACGCAAACGTCGGCGTGGCCAAGGCGCAGTTCTTCCCGCAGCTATCCATCAGCTTCTCCGCAGGTCTCGGCGGAGACAGCTTCTCCAATCTCTTTGATCCATCCGGCCGCACCATCTACGGCATCGGTTCACTCGCGCAGCCAATCTTCGCAGGTGGCAAACTGAGTGGGCAGTACGCTCTTTCAAAACAGCAGAAGGAAGAGATGGTCCTCACCTATCAGAAGACCATCCTCGGTGCCTTCCGCGATGTATCAAATGCCCTCATCGCCGTAAACAAACAACGTGCCGCACGTGAAGAACAGCAGAAGCTTGTCGCAGCCGCGCAGGACTCGACACGTCTCGCACGTGTTCGTTATCAGGCAGGCGCCGCAACCTATCTGGAAGTTCTCGTCAGTGACTCCACACTCTTCAATGCGCAGTTGAATCTCATCAGCGCGCAACAAGGTGAGGCGACGTCACTGGTACAGCTTTACCAGGCACTCGGTGGCGGTTGGCAGTAA
- a CDS encoding thioredoxin domain-containing protein → MSEIVANALSSSSSSYLRSAMHQPVQWLPWGPEAFERALAEDKPVLLDVGAVWCHWCHVMDRESYEDAETAALINEHFIAVKVDRDERPDVDTRYQAAVAAISGQGGWPLTAFLTPDGRPYFGGTYFPPEERYGRPSFRRVLMTMAASYQNQRDDVFESASSVMEAIEQGETFSGAMSDLERDGAGIALLHRMMDSALKQFDPVHGGFGSEPKFLHPGAITMLTDAASRGEANAAQCAEAVLTTLKKMARGGVYDQLGGGFHRYSVDERWIVPHFEKMSCDNSEMLRSYCHAFQTFADAECAAATRGIVQWMDEWLCDREQGGFFASQDADQSLDDDGNYFTWSRAEAAEVLTPEELKFAEVYYDIGAVGDMRHDVSRNVLFRPMTLEKAAEHAGVDATLAPMMLKMVRGKLYQARLKRPMPLIDRTLYTGWNAMCISAFVTAGRALQMPKAIAFAKKSLDRVLGAALQDGAVSHVVAYADKVHATKVSGVLDDYVFLAEACLDVWEACGEQAYYLAAEQIAETLLRRFYDGRGGGFYDTPSDAAELIGALITRRKPIQDAPTPAGNPAAAMLLLRLHELSGKQVYRDNAQETLETFAGIVEHFGLYAATFALALGRLSRPPVQVVIVGDGEEAARLELIALTPFAVNRTVIRVKPEQMDALPPALMETVAKMPRVDGVYTLVCSGMTCHPPIRDVEELITALQA, encoded by the coding sequence ATGTCTGAAATCGTTGCAAACGCGCTTTCCTCCTCGTCTTCTTCGTATCTGCGCTCGGCTATGCATCAACCAGTGCAGTGGCTTCCGTGGGGGCCTGAGGCCTTTGAGCGTGCACTGGCAGAAGACAAGCCCGTGCTGCTGGATGTGGGGGCGGTGTGGTGCCACTGGTGTCATGTGATGGACCGCGAATCGTATGAAGATGCGGAGACCGCGGCGCTGATCAACGAACACTTCATTGCGGTGAAGGTGGATCGTGATGAGCGGCCGGACGTGGATACGCGTTATCAGGCGGCAGTGGCTGCGATCAGTGGGCAGGGCGGCTGGCCTCTGACGGCGTTTCTTACTCCGGATGGACGGCCTTACTTCGGCGGCACATACTTTCCGCCGGAAGAACGGTATGGACGCCCGTCGTTTCGGCGTGTGCTGATGACGATGGCCGCTTCGTATCAGAATCAGCGTGACGATGTTTTTGAGTCTGCATCGAGCGTGATGGAAGCGATTGAGCAGGGCGAAACATTCTCTGGTGCGATGAGTGATCTGGAGCGCGATGGTGCTGGCATTGCGCTGCTGCATCGCATGATGGATTCGGCGTTAAAGCAGTTTGATCCGGTGCACGGCGGGTTCGGATCGGAGCCGAAGTTCCTTCATCCTGGAGCGATTACGATGCTGACCGATGCGGCGTCGCGTGGTGAAGCGAATGCGGCGCAGTGTGCGGAAGCTGTATTGACGACGCTGAAGAAGATGGCGCGTGGTGGTGTCTACGATCAACTGGGAGGAGGGTTCCATCGCTACTCAGTGGATGAACGATGGATCGTGCCGCACTTCGAGAAGATGAGTTGTGACAACTCCGAAATGCTTAGGAGTTATTGCCATGCGTTTCAGACGTTTGCGGATGCAGAGTGCGCGGCGGCGACGCGAGGCATTGTGCAGTGGATGGATGAGTGGCTGTGCGACCGCGAGCAGGGCGGATTCTTCGCTTCGCAAGATGCAGACCAGTCGTTGGATGACGACGGTAATTACTTCACGTGGTCGCGTGCGGAGGCTGCGGAAGTTCTCACGCCGGAAGAGTTGAAGTTTGCCGAGGTGTACTACGACATTGGCGCGGTGGGCGATATGCGCCACGATGTTTCGCGCAATGTACTGTTCCGTCCGATGACGTTGGAGAAGGCCGCGGAACATGCAGGCGTGGATGCGACGCTAGCGCCAATGATGTTGAAGATGGTACGCGGGAAGTTGTACCAGGCTCGTTTGAAGCGGCCGATGCCGTTAATTGATCGCACGCTGTACACGGGCTGGAATGCGATGTGCATCTCTGCGTTTGTGACGGCGGGACGCGCGTTGCAGATGCCGAAGGCTATAGCGTTCGCGAAGAAGTCGCTGGATCGCGTGCTGGGTGCCGCGCTGCAGGATGGTGCTGTTTCGCACGTGGTGGCTTATGCCGACAAGGTTCACGCGACGAAGGTGTCCGGTGTTCTGGATGACTATGTCTTCCTTGCTGAAGCTTGTTTGGATGTTTGGGAGGCGTGTGGCGAGCAGGCTTATTACCTTGCTGCGGAGCAGATTGCGGAGACGCTGTTGCGGCGATTCTATGACGGCCGTGGTGGTGGGTTCTATGACACGCCGTCGGATGCAGCGGAGTTGATTGGCGCGTTGATCACGCGGCGTAAGCCGATTCAGGATGCGCCTACGCCTGCGGGAAATCCTGCTGCTGCGATGTTGCTGCTGCGGTTGCATGAGTTGAGCGGCAAGCAGGTGTATCGCGATAACGCGCAGGAGACACTGGAGACGTTCGCGGGCATTGTGGAGCACTTTGGTTTGTATGCCGCGACGTTTGCGCTGGCGCTGGGAAGGCTTTCGCGTCCGCCGGTGCAGGTCGTAATCGTTGGCGATGGAGAGGAAGCTGCGCGGCTGGAGTTGATTGCGTTGACGCCGTTCGCGGTGAATCGCACGGTGATTCGTGTGAAGCCGGAACAGATGGATGCGTTGCCGCCTGCGTTGATGGAGACGGTGGCGAAGATGCCTCGCGTGGACGGCGTGTATACGTTGGTTTGCAGCGGTATGACTTGCCATCCACCGATACGCGATGTGGAGGAGTTGATTACTGCTTTGCAGGCGTAG
- a CDS encoding TolC family protein, whose amino-acid sequence MKAGTLQGAAGIALLFMGTLGQDVALAQAGQQQAPPAGAQANPTAPAAPQAQQIDTTGRPDVPQAPEPAHPGPLYLRETGKDYTTLKSHWKNPIAPYTATDYNAPRLSNTPRLKDLLRDGRIYLSLSDSVLLALENNFDIEIARVNLDIADTDILRAKAGSTLRGVSTGLVANTLGGTSSTVTGGGGPGGTTTSSGGSGTGAAGLVLSTNGGGPTPLNRDPLLSGTLQYESSIAPGGTSIFNPNSTTTDTATYNFGYAQGFLTGTQLNVTYNNSRVTSTSFLSAYTPQFNANFKATVTQNLLQGFGTWIQGRFVLQAKNNRRITDSAFRQQLIYTVTQVESIYWNLVSAYEDVQAKTRALEQSTKLASDNRRQLEIGTLAPLDIVNSDQAVSTDQQSLTTSQSNLEYQQLLMKQAIVRDLNDPQLATAPVVPTDRVSLERLPEEDTPLEDLVKQAYVNNPSIEQAILNMENNKITIRAEKNGLLPVLNAYAFYGGTGIAGTANPASSACTNNPTLPNCGLGNYGAYGTAFSGAFNNSAPDRGVGATLQIPIRNRPAQADQARSQMEYRQAQMRLQQLYTQTRIQVINGQYALTNDRASVVAAQATRDYQAQALDAEQKRFRLGASTTANVLQQERNLATAENTLITATAVYARDRASLQQLLANTLDRYGINLEQAATGNITTAPVIPGLTAPKDPEPPKPLTNTPPPLPPFQGVTPQR is encoded by the coding sequence GTGAAAGCAGGAACATTGCAGGGAGCGGCCGGAATCGCGCTGCTTTTCATGGGAACACTTGGCCAGGATGTGGCGCTGGCGCAGGCTGGGCAGCAACAGGCTCCCCCGGCGGGCGCACAGGCAAACCCCACCGCACCTGCTGCCCCGCAGGCGCAGCAGATTGACACGACTGGCCGACCGGATGTCCCGCAGGCTCCTGAGCCGGCCCATCCCGGACCGCTGTATCTGCGGGAAACCGGCAAGGATTACACCACACTGAAGAGCCATTGGAAGAATCCGATCGCGCCTTATACGGCGACGGATTACAACGCTCCTCGGTTAAGCAACACGCCCCGACTGAAAGATTTGTTGCGCGATGGCCGGATTTATCTGAGCCTTTCTGACTCGGTTCTGCTGGCGCTGGAAAACAACTTCGATATTGAAATCGCGCGTGTGAACCTGGACATTGCGGATACGGATATCCTGCGCGCCAAGGCAGGAAGCACGTTGCGCGGTGTTTCGACGGGTCTTGTCGCGAATACGCTGGGCGGCACTTCATCTACGGTGACAGGCGGCGGTGGCCCAGGTGGAACGACGACATCGTCGGGCGGTTCCGGTACCGGTGCCGCAGGCCTCGTGTTGTCCACGAACGGTGGCGGACCTACGCCGCTGAACCGGGACCCTCTGCTTTCGGGCACGCTGCAGTATGAGAGCTCAATCGCGCCGGGTGGAACGAGTATCTTCAACCCGAACTCCACGACGACGGATACGGCGACATACAACTTCGGCTATGCGCAGGGATTCCTGACGGGTACGCAGTTGAATGTCACGTATAACAACTCGCGTGTGACCTCGACTTCATTTTTGAGCGCGTATACGCCGCAGTTCAACGCGAACTTTAAGGCTACTGTTACGCAGAACCTGTTGCAGGGATTCGGCACGTGGATTCAGGGCCGTTTCGTACTGCAAGCAAAGAACAATCGCCGCATTACGGACTCGGCTTTCCGCCAGCAGTTGATCTACACGGTCACCCAGGTGGAAAGCATCTACTGGAACCTGGTGAGCGCGTACGAGGATGTGCAGGCGAAGACCCGCGCGTTGGAGCAGTCCACGAAGTTGGCTTCTGACAATCGCCGCCAGCTTGAGATTGGAACGCTGGCACCGCTGGATATTGTGAACAGCGATCAGGCTGTGAGCACGGATCAGCAGTCACTGACCACCTCGCAATCGAACCTGGAGTATCAGCAGTTGCTGATGAAGCAGGCGATCGTGCGTGATCTAAATGATCCTCAGCTTGCGACGGCTCCGGTGGTTCCGACGGATCGTGTGAGCCTGGAGCGTTTGCCGGAAGAAGATACTCCGCTGGAAGACCTGGTGAAACAGGCCTACGTGAATAATCCCTCCATTGAACAGGCAATCCTGAACATGGAGAACAACAAGATCACCATTCGCGCAGAAAAGAATGGTCTGCTGCCGGTACTGAATGCCTATGCATTCTACGGCGGCACGGGTATTGCCGGTACGGCGAATCCTGCCAGCTCTGCCTGTACGAATAACCCGACATTGCCGAACTGCGGTCTAGGCAACTATGGCGCGTATGGCACGGCGTTCTCAGGTGCGTTTAACAACAGCGCTCCGGATCGCGGTGTAGGTGCAACGTTGCAGATTCCGATCCGCAACCGTCCGGCGCAGGCTGACCAGGCGCGTTCGCAGATGGAATATCGCCAGGCACAGATGCGTTTGCAGCAGCTTTACACACAGACACGCATTCAGGTGATCAACGGGCAGTATGCGTTGACGAATGATCGTGCTTCCGTGGTGGCTGCGCAGGCGACGCGTGATTACCAGGCACAGGCTCTGGATGCAGAACAGAAGCGTTTCCGCCTTGGTGCTTCAACCACGGCGAATGTTCTGCAGCAGGAACGTAACCTGGCAACCGCTGAGAACACGCTGATCACTGCGACTGCGGTGTATGCACGTGACCGTGCTTCGCTGCAGCAGCTGCTGGCAAACACGCTGGACCGTTACGGTATCAATCTGGAGCAGGCTGCGACGGGCAACATCACCACCGCGCCTGTGATCCCGGGATTGACCGCGCCAAAGGATCCGGAACCGCCGAAGCCTTTGACGAATACACCTCCGCCGTTGCCGCCGTTTCAGGGCGTGACCCCACAGAGGTAA
- the truA gene encoding tRNA pseudouridine(38-40) synthase TruA yields the protein MPDSQFQTDTAAHTFRLTLAYDGTDYFGWQIQPELRTIQGTLARVLRETIGEEALPQGSGRTDTGVHAVGQTASLTLKADIPADRLHRALNRRLPSAIRILTCEAVPEDFHARANVLNKTYEYRIFPRRTPGSREENICLPHVARYAWDCRWPLQLEPMQQAAAALIGTHDFSSFAARDPDRKRRAEESGEPLNNIRTIFASEWLHKDDLFVYRVTGTGFLHHMVRNIVGTCVEIGSGRIPSDSIPAILAAKKRDAAGATAPPQGLHMMQVIYRNDRPNTEEASA from the coding sequence ATGCCCGATTCTCAATTCCAGACTGACACCGCAGCCCACACCTTCCGGCTGACTCTGGCTTACGACGGCACAGACTATTTCGGATGGCAGATCCAGCCCGAACTCCGCACCATCCAGGGCACCCTCGCCCGAGTCCTCCGCGAAACCATCGGCGAAGAAGCCCTGCCACAAGGCTCAGGGCGTACTGACACCGGCGTCCACGCCGTCGGCCAGACCGCCTCCCTCACACTGAAAGCCGATATCCCTGCAGACCGTCTCCACCGCGCGCTCAACCGCCGGCTTCCCTCCGCCATTCGCATCCTCACCTGCGAAGCCGTGCCCGAAGACTTCCACGCCCGCGCGAACGTCCTCAATAAGACCTACGAGTACCGCATCTTCCCCCGCCGTACGCCCGGCAGTCGCGAAGAAAACATCTGCCTGCCACACGTCGCACGGTACGCGTGGGATTGCCGCTGGCCGCTGCAACTGGAACCGATGCAGCAGGCCGCAGCAGCCCTCATCGGCACGCACGACTTCTCGTCCTTCGCCGCCCGCGACCCCGACCGCAAACGTCGCGCAGAAGAGTCCGGTGAACCGCTGAACAACATCCGCACCATCTTCGCATCGGAATGGCTCCATAAAGATGACCTATTCGTCTATCGCGTCACCGGTACCGGCTTCCTGCATCACATGGTGCGAAATATCGTGGGTACCTGCGTCGAAATCGGCTCTGGCCGCATCCCTTCCGATAGCATCCCAGCCATCCTTGCCGCAAAGAAACGCGACGCCGCAGGAGCCACCGCACCACCGCAGGGTCTGCACATGATGCAGGTGATCTACCGCAACGATCGTCCAAATACTGAGGAGGCCAGCGCATGA